A genomic region of Micromonospora sp. NBRC 110009 contains the following coding sequences:
- a CDS encoding RNA-guided endonuclease InsQ/TnpB family protein produces the protein MRSGGDLWACLLEVNAWRRRRRDAPLVGYQELCRELAASGPGTFGELDSKGARSVLRRFSDAWFAAAKRRKGGDLSARFPRRKRGLMPVRWYHGTFILDGRRVRLPTAKGAPPLSVRLSREVPYPVEQVRSVTLLCEGGRLFLDVTAEVPVATYPPGCGPDPGRVAGVDLGIIHPYAVAGPDGAGLLVSGRAVRAEHRMHLADTKARRRAVAGRAPKPGQKGSRRWRQYRRRARMAEGRHRRRVRQAQHEAACQVVSWAVEQRVGVLRVGDPRGVLDLDAGRRHNLRLRQWQIGRLLHLTDKAVLVGITVRLVDERGTSSTCPACQRRVPKPRGRTLSCPHCHFSGHRDLVAAATIATRLPGGGPTTPTAAPMLPQVVTHRRAGRHLPGAGQSRRDPRRPGAARGSVGPRRPAPPPGGESLAPTARIHNNHQQPGERSWTPH, from the coding sequence TTGCGTTCGGGCGGTGACCTGTGGGCGTGCCTACTGGAAGTCAACGCCTGGCGACGTCGCCGCCGTGATGCGCCGCTGGTGGGGTATCAGGAGTTGTGTCGGGAGCTTGCGGCGTCGGGACCGGGTACCTTCGGTGAGCTGGACTCCAAGGGTGCCCGGTCGGTGTTGCGCCGGTTTTCGGATGCCTGGTTCGCGGCAGCGAAACGACGCAAGGGTGGTGACCTGTCGGCGCGGTTTCCGCGACGCAAGCGTGGGCTGATGCCGGTGCGTTGGTATCACGGCACGTTCATCCTCGACGGGCGTCGGGTCCGGCTCCCCACTGCCAAAGGCGCCCCGCCCCTGTCGGTGCGCTTGTCGCGGGAGGTGCCGTATCCGGTCGAGCAGGTCCGGTCGGTCACCCTGCTGTGTGAGGGCGGCCGGCTGTTCCTAGACGTCACCGCCGAAGTCCCTGTCGCAACCTACCCGCCCGGTTGTGGACCGGATCCCGGCCGGGTGGCCGGGGTCGATCTGGGAATCATCCACCCGTACGCGGTGGCCGGCCCCGACGGTGCAGGGCTGTTGGTGTCGGGGCGGGCGGTCCGCGCCGAGCACCGCATGCACCTGGCCGACACCAAAGCCCGCCGCCGCGCCGTGGCCGGGCGGGCGCCGAAGCCCGGGCAGAAGGGGTCACGGCGGTGGCGCCAGTACCGGCGTCGGGCCCGTATGGCGGAGGGTCGGCATCGGCGCAGGGTCCGACAGGCCCAGCACGAAGCCGCCTGCCAGGTGGTGTCCTGGGCGGTAGAACAACGGGTCGGTGTGCTGCGCGTCGGGGACCCGCGCGGGGTGCTCGACCTTGACGCGGGGCGACGGCACAACCTGCGGCTGCGGCAGTGGCAGATCGGCCGGCTCCTACACCTCACCGACAAAGCTGTCCTGGTCGGCATCACCGTCCGGCTGGTCGACGAACGTGGCACGTCCTCCACCTGCCCCGCTTGCCAGCGGCGCGTGCCGAAACCTCGTGGGCGAACGCTGTCCTGCCCGCATTGCCATTTCTCCGGGCACCGCGACCTGGTCGCGGCCGCCACCATCGCCACCCGCCTCCCGGGTGGCGGACCCACCACCCCGACAGCCGCCCCCATGCTGCCGCAGGTGGTCACGCACCGTCGAGCCGGCCGACACCTTCCCGGTGCCGGCCAGTCCCGACGTGACCCCCGCCGCCCCGGGGCGGCGAGAGGATCAGTTGGCCCGCGGAGGCCCGCCCCACCACCCGGTGGGGAGTCGCTCGCCCCGACGGCGAGGATCCACAACAACCACCAGCAACCCGGTGAACGTTCGTGGACACCGCACTAG
- a CDS encoding HAD family hydrolase, whose translation MPHPVVFDLFHTLVHGGDPERDRVIGEMARTVGVEPAALVAAYHATWRERMTGWDTVETVRTLARRLGGTPTEEQVVRAAAHRRELAVRLLGNVPAATLAVLDALRADGHPIGLVSNATAETAEAWRSSPLARRIDVAVFSCEVGLAKPDPAIYRTAAERLGVDPTECYFVGDGADGELAGATAVGMTVLRTTEHNDTDPAWAGHVLTTLGDLPALLRER comes from the coding sequence GTGCCGCACCCGGTGGTCTTCGACCTCTTCCACACCCTGGTGCACGGCGGTGACCCCGAGCGGGACCGGGTGATCGGCGAGATGGCCCGGACGGTCGGGGTGGAGCCGGCCGCGCTGGTCGCCGCGTACCACGCCACCTGGCGGGAGCGGATGACCGGATGGGACACCGTGGAGACGGTACGGACCCTGGCCCGGCGGCTCGGCGGCACACCGACCGAGGAGCAGGTGGTCCGGGCGGCGGCGCACCGCCGGGAGCTGGCCGTCCGACTGCTCGGCAACGTCCCGGCGGCGACCCTCGCGGTGCTGGACGCGCTGCGCGCCGACGGCCATCCGATCGGCCTGGTCAGCAACGCCACCGCCGAGACGGCCGAGGCGTGGCGGTCCAGTCCGCTGGCCCGCCGGATCGACGTGGCCGTCTTCTCCTGCGAGGTCGGCCTGGCCAAGCCCGACCCGGCCATCTACCGGACCGCGGCCGAGCGGCTGGGTGTGGACCCGACCGAGTGTTACTTCGTCGGGGACGGCGCGGACGGCGAGCTGGCCGGCGCGACCGCGGTCGGCATGACCGTGCTCCGGACGACCGAGCACAACGACACCGACCCGGCCTGGGCGGGCCACGTTCTCACCACCCTCGGCGACCTGCCCGCCCTGCTCCGGGAGAGGTAA
- a CDS encoding Nif3-like dinuclear metal center hexameric protein, giving the protein MPRTLPLATLTADLDDLFELADAEPDTAMRRHVPRVHDEAGIDWRRYVTPRFAERFNGLMIEGRPEVGRVFVACFPSAEVLDRWLPAAAPGDLLVTHHPIDLRNGHPSGVWAEGFVPIPAARFAQLRDAGLSLYACHAPMDTSLRVGTAAAIVEALDGTIVDRFWPYGDGHAGLLCEVPPLSSADLVTRAREIFGVDLVEVAGRRRDVIERIAVIGGVGDHVEEMAHAERLGAQAYLTGELHVRIEGEYGRRKFDQVREFAAGTPMTLVGVSHAASEQLVLETQLAAWFRERHGIEVVPLREPEWWR; this is encoded by the coding sequence ATGCCCCGCACGCTGCCGCTCGCCACGCTCACCGCCGATCTCGACGACCTGTTCGAGCTGGCGGACGCCGAGCCGGACACCGCCATGCGGCGGCACGTGCCGCGGGTGCACGACGAGGCCGGGATCGACTGGCGGCGGTACGTCACGCCCCGCTTCGCCGAGCGGTTCAACGGCCTGATGATCGAGGGTCGCCCCGAGGTCGGCCGGGTCTTCGTCGCCTGCTTCCCGTCGGCGGAGGTTCTGGACCGGTGGCTGCCCGCCGCCGCGCCCGGCGACCTGCTGGTCACCCATCACCCGATCGACCTGCGCAACGGCCACCCGTCCGGGGTGTGGGCCGAGGGCTTCGTGCCCATCCCGGCCGCCCGCTTCGCGCAGCTCCGCGACGCCGGGCTCAGCCTCTACGCCTGCCACGCGCCGATGGACACCTCGCTGCGGGTCGGCACCGCCGCCGCCATCGTCGAGGCACTCGACGGCACGATCGTGGACCGGTTCTGGCCGTACGGGGACGGACACGCCGGACTGCTCTGCGAGGTGCCGCCGCTGAGCAGTGCCGACCTGGTGACCCGGGCCCGCGAGATCTTCGGTGTGGACCTGGTCGAGGTGGCGGGGCGGCGGCGGGACGTGATCGAGCGGATCGCCGTGATCGGCGGCGTCGGCGATCACGTCGAGGAGATGGCGCACGCCGAGCGGCTCGGCGCGCAGGCATACCTGACCGGCGAGCTGCACGTCCGGATCGAGGGGGAGTACGGCCGCCGCAAGTTCGACCAGGTCCGCGAGTTCGCGGCCGGGACCCCGATGACCCTGGTCGGGGTGTCGCACGCGGCCAGCGAGCAGCTGGTGCTGGAGACCCAGCTCGCCGCCTGGTTCCGGGAGCGGCACGGGATCGAGGTCGTGCCGCTGCGGGAGCCGGAGTGGTGGCGCTGA
- a CDS encoding Lrp/AsnC family transcriptional regulator: MDEVDRKLLAALQSDATQSYATLAGAVGLSTGAVHDRVRKLREQGVIRRTTVDVDPGAVGRGVLAFVLVEANAWMGDRPTHEALAALPEVEEAHVIAGPASLLVKIRVGTPEQLQASLRRLFEVEGVTGTQTVVVLESFFERPLDPHPQRP; the protein is encoded by the coding sequence GTGGACGAGGTGGACCGGAAGTTGCTCGCCGCGCTGCAAAGCGACGCCACCCAGTCGTACGCCACGCTGGCGGGCGCGGTCGGGCTCTCCACCGGCGCCGTCCACGACCGGGTCCGGAAGCTGCGCGAGCAGGGGGTGATCCGGCGGACCACGGTGGACGTCGACCCGGGGGCGGTCGGCCGGGGCGTGCTGGCGTTCGTGCTGGTCGAGGCGAACGCCTGGATGGGCGACCGGCCCACCCACGAGGCACTGGCCGCGCTGCCCGAGGTGGAGGAGGCGCACGTCATCGCCGGCCCCGCCTCGCTGCTGGTCAAGATCCGGGTCGGTACGCCCGAGCAACTCCAGGCCAGCCTGCGCCGGCTCTTCGAGGTGGAGGGCGTCACCGGCACCCAGACCGTGGTGGTGCTGGAGAGCTTCTTCGAGCGCCCGCTCGACCCGCACCCGCAGCGCCCCTGA
- a CDS encoding SMP-30/gluconolactonase/LRE family protein, whose translation MTDRFRTRFEVLDERFRRVNGDEWVACLWTGGRWLEGPAWFPAGRHLVFSDIPNDRLLRWDETSGTVGVFRQPAGYANGHTVDRRGRLVSCEQGRRRVTRTEADGTDTVLAERWQGRRLNSPNDVVEHSDGSIWFTDPSYGIDSDYEGHRAESEIGGNHVYRVDPHDGVVHLVADDFGQPNGLAFSPDESQLYVVDTRARHLRRFQVTEKGTLRGGDVFATCDAGSFDGIRLDDAGRVWAAAHDGLHCFDPDGTLLGKLHLPEVVANFTFGGPKRNELYICASSSLFSLRVNISGVRYPGW comes from the coding sequence GTGACCGATCGGTTCAGGACGCGGTTCGAAGTGCTCGACGAACGGTTCCGTCGGGTCAACGGCGACGAGTGGGTGGCGTGCCTCTGGACCGGCGGCCGCTGGCTGGAGGGCCCGGCCTGGTTCCCCGCCGGGCGCCACCTGGTCTTCAGCGACATCCCCAACGACCGGCTGCTGCGCTGGGACGAGACCAGCGGCACCGTCGGGGTGTTCCGGCAACCGGCCGGCTACGCCAACGGGCACACCGTCGACCGGCGGGGGCGGCTGGTGAGCTGCGAGCAGGGCCGGCGGCGGGTCACCCGCACCGAGGCGGACGGCACCGACACCGTGCTCGCCGAGCGCTGGCAGGGCCGGCGCCTCAACAGCCCGAACGACGTCGTCGAGCACTCCGACGGGTCGATCTGGTTCACCGACCCCAGCTACGGCATCGACAGCGACTACGAGGGGCACCGGGCGGAGAGCGAGATCGGCGGCAACCACGTCTACCGGGTCGACCCGCACGACGGCGTGGTGCACCTCGTCGCCGACGACTTCGGGCAGCCCAACGGCCTGGCCTTCAGCCCCGACGAGTCCCAGCTCTACGTCGTCGACACGCGGGCGAGGCACCTGCGCCGGTTCCAGGTGACCGAGAAGGGCACGCTGCGCGGCGGGGACGTCTTCGCCACCTGCGACGCCGGCTCCTTCGACGGGATACGCCTCGACGACGCGGGGCGGGTCTGGGCCGCCGCGCACGACGGGCTGCACTGCTTCGACCCGGACGGCACCCTGCTCGGCAAGCTGCACCTGCCCGAGGTCGTCGCCAACTTCACCTTCGGCGGGCCGAAGCGCAACGAGCTCTACATCTGCGCCTCCAGCTCGCTGTTCAGCCTGCGGGTGAACATCAGCGGGGTCCGCTACCCGGGTTGGTGA
- a CDS encoding antitoxin, whose amino-acid sequence MSDFMDKAQDFADKHDKQVDQGIEKAGEQADRRTGGKYDEQIDKGVEMAQQRTGQGDRDR is encoded by the coding sequence ATGAGCGACTTCATGGACAAGGCCCAGGACTTCGCCGATAAGCACGACAAGCAGGTCGACCAGGGCATCGAGAAGGCCGGTGAGCAGGCCGACCGGCGCACCGGCGGGAAGTACGACGAGCAGATCGACAAGGGTGTCGAGATGGCGCAGCAGCGTACCGGTCAGGGCGACCGCGACCGCTGA